One genomic window of Tachypleus tridentatus isolate NWPU-2018 chromosome 12, ASM421037v1, whole genome shotgun sequence includes the following:
- the casp gene encoding fas associated factor casp produces MEENREQILMDFQSCTGIDDVAESIMHLEASNWELLDAVNNVMPQESQALPSEQESIRPCSNVRDNNVLLTQNTENQLGSTGSSGDVEMIDLSDRNLFSVRVQEQSLEIPPEPNPGGESAQILKLIVKYKEKNTHVEVPACETVATVKMALFTELGIVPCKQHLIGWPRNHVTDNTVLSSLDLPNDFVLRLFTLDDQGALLSNSSSDPNISDTFNETFKLYIVDQTNNKNYTLSFVGSKTILEIKQDVFALTNIPVRHQKWSGWPEGVKDSTTLVAADLIHPVHTLYLQKVVKCQKKNIKHLSSSESSGDEFEDANECFTVDDDIFKDVCPTNKPKPLISEGVEDEREAVENFIHQFRQRYGDCLPQFFQGTLAEALQASCLTSARDRRPLAVYLHHDESVLSNVFCTQLLCTEATVSYLTQNFVIWAWDLTFNSNRSQFLAAVTQELGAAAAGAIRDITTDHLPALVVITRLRSSTEVLTVIPGTVGLDEFMTNLIHAYEMFCSQVGGEIQEEREREARETVKREQDAAYHASLMADRAKEEARKLEEAERQQKLLLEEQEREKQDEIRRQEESVKEAIRQSLAEQLPPEPDESCSDISKIRFRLPTGELLYRRFRCSECLHVLVNYLASVGYPVEDYKVLTSWPRRDLTTLDLEKTLYELKLYPQETITLEEK; encoded by the coding sequence ATGGAGGAGAACAGAGAACAAATACTGATGGATTTTCAGTCATGTACAGGAATAGATGATGTGGCAGAGAGCATCATGCATCTTGAGGCTAGTAACTGGGAACTGTTAGATGCAGTGAACAATGTAATGCCCCAAGAATCACAAGCCCTTCCATCAGAACAGGAATCCATTAGGCCTTGCAGTAATGTGCGAGATAATAACGTGCTTTTAACACAAAATACAGAGAATCAGCTAGGAAGTACTGGTTCTTCAGGAGATGTGGAAATGATCGACCTCTCGgatagaaatttattttctgttaggGTTCAAGAACAAAGCCTTGAGATTCCTCCAGAACCTAATCCAGGAGGAGAATCAGCTCAGATTTTAAAGCTGATTGTGAAATACAAAGAGAAAAACACTCATGTAGAAGTTCCAGCTTGTGAAACTGTTGCTACAGTTAAAATGGCTTTATTTACAGAACTTGGAATTGTTCCATGTAAGCAGCATTTAATTGGTTGGCCGAGAAATCATGTTACAGATAACACAGTCCTGTCTTCGTTAGATCTTCCAAACGATTTTGTTCTCAGGCTCTTTACATTAGATGATCAAGGAGCTCTTTTGTCAAATTCTAGCTCAGACCCAAATATTTCGGATACGTTCAATGAAACCTTCAAGCTCTACATTGTGGATCAAACTAATAATAAGAATTACACCTTAAGTTTTGTAGGATCAAAAACCATACTTGAAATTAAACAAGATGTGTTTGCCTTAACTAACATCCCAGTGAGACATCAGAAGTGGTCTGGATGGCCTGAAGGTGTCAAAGATAGCACAACTCTGGTGGCAGCTGACCTCATTCATCCTGTCCACACACTGTATCTTCAAAAAGTTGtaaaatgtcagaaaaaaaatataaaacatttatcatctAGTGAAAGTAGTGGTGATGAGTTTGAAGATGCTAATGAATGTTTCACTGTTGATGATGACATCTTCAAGGATGTCTGTCCTACCAACAAACCCAAGCCTCTCATTTCTGAAGGTGTAGAAGATGAACGAGAAGCAGTTGAGAACTTTATTCATCAGTTTCGACAGAGATATGGTGACTGTCTTCCTCAGTTTTTTCAAGGAACATTAGCTGAAGCGTTACAAGCCTCGTGCTTGACCTCTGCCCGAGATCGACGCCCGCTGGCAGTTTATCTTCACCATGACGAAAGTGTTTTATCAAATGTGTTTTGTACTCAGTTACTTTGCACAGAAGCAACAGTTTCCTATCTTACACAAAACTTTGTCATATGGGCTTGGGACCTTACGTTTAATTCTAACAGATCTCAGTTTTTGGCAGCAGTTACTCAAGAGCTAGGTGCCGCAGCAGCTGGTGCCATCCGAGACATAACCACCGATCATTTACCAGCTCTTGTGGTAATCACTCGTCTGAGATCATCAACTGAAGTACTAACTGTTATTCCAGGGACTGTTGGTCTTGATGAGTTTATGACCAATCTCATTCATGCCTATGAAATGTTCTGTAGTCAAGTTGGTGGTGAAATCCAAGAGGAACGGGAGCGAGAGGCGAGAGAGACAGTAAAGAGAGAGCAGGATGCAGCCTACCATGCTTCTCTGATGGCAGACAGAGCAAAGGAAGAAGCCAGAAAGCTAGAAGAGGCAGAGCGACAGCAAAAATTACTTTTAGAAGAACAAGAACGTGAGAAACAAGATGAAATACGAAGACAAGAGGAATCCGTGAAGGAGGCCATTCGCCAGTCGCTTGCCGAGCAACTTCCTCCAGAACCAGATGAAAGCTGTTCAGATATCAGTAAGATTAGGTTTCGCCTTCCAACTGGTGAATTACTGTATCGACGATTCCGATGCAGTGAGTGTTTGCATGTTTTGGTTAATTACCTAGCATCTGTTGGCTATCCTGTAGAAGACTATAAAGTTTTGACGAGTTGGCCTCGACGAGACCTCACGACACTTGATCTTGAAAAGACTCTGTATGAACTTAAGCTTTATCCTCAAGAAACTATAACTCTAGAAGAGAAATAA